One genomic window of Equus caballus isolate H_3958 breed thoroughbred chromosome 6, TB-T2T, whole genome shotgun sequence includes the following:
- the PHC1 gene encoding polyhomeotic-like protein 1 isoform X2 — protein sequence MGLESEHQPWGPWTTIMETESEQNSSSTNGSSSSGGSSRPQIAQMSLYERQAVQALQALQRQPNAAQYFHQFMLQQQLSNAQLHSLAAVQQATIAASRQASSPNTSTAQQQTTTTQASINLATTSAAQLISRSQSVSSPSATTLTQSVLLGNTTSPPLNQSQAQMYLRVNRTLGRNVPLASQLILMPNGAVAAVQQEVPSAQSPGVHTDADQVQNLAVRNQQASAQGPQMQGSTQKAIPPGASPVSSLSQASSQALAVAQASSGASGQSLNLSQAGGGSGNSIPGPMGPGGGGQAPGGLGQLPSSGMGGGGSCPRKGTGVVQPLPAAQTVTVSQGSQTEAESAAAKKAEADGSGQQNVGMNLTRTATPAPSQTLISSATYTQIQPHSLIQQQQQIHLQQKQVVIQQQIAIHHQQQFQHRQSQLLHTATHLQLAQQQQQQQQQQPQQQATTLTAPQTPQVPPTQQVPPSQSQQQAQTLVVQPMLQSSPMSLPPDPTPKPPIPIQSKPPVAPIKPPQLGAAKMSATQQPPPHIPVQVVGTRQPGTAQAQALGLAQLAAAVPTSRGMPGTVQPGQAHLASSPPSSQTPGALQECPPTLASGMTLAPVQGTAHVVKGGATTSSPVVAQVPAAFYMQSVHLPGKPQTLAVKRKAESEEERDDVSTLGSMLPAKASPVAESPKVMEEKSSLGEKAEPVTSVNANTPSSELVALAPAPSAPPPTLAMVSRQMGDSRPPQAIVKPQILTHIIEGFVIQEGAEPFPVGCSQLLKESEKPLQTGLSTGLNENQSGGPLGGDSPSAELDKKANLLKCEYCGKYAPAEQFRGSKRFCSMTCAKRYNVSCSHQFRLKRKKMKEFQEANYARVRRRGPRRSSSDIARAKIQGKRHRGQEDSSRGSDNSSYDEALSPTSPGPLSVRAGHGERDLGNPNTAPPTPELHGINPVFLSSNPSRWSVEEVYEFIASLQGCQEIAEEFRSQEIDGQALLLLKEEHLMSAMNIKLGPALKICAKINVLKET from the exons GTCTTGAGTCAGAGCACCAGCCTTGGGGACCCTGGACCACTATCATGGAGACTGAGAGTGAGCAGAACTCTAGCTCCACCAATGGGAGTTCCAGCTCTGGGGGCAGCTCTCGGCCCCAGATAGCTCAGATGTCACTGTATGAACGACAAGCAGTGCAG gCCCTGCAGGCGCTGCAGCGTCAGCCTAATGCGGCTCAGTATTTCCACCAGTTCATGCTTCAGCAGCAGCTCAGCAATGCCCAGCTGCATAGCCTGGCTGCCGTCCAGCAG GCCACAATTGCTGCCAGTCGGCAGGCCAGCTCTCCAAACACCAGCACCGCACAGCAGCAGACTACCACCACCCAGGCCTCA ATCAATCTGGCCACCACGTCGGCCGCGCAGCTCATCAGCCGATCCCAGAGTGTGAGCTCTCCCAGTGCTACCACTTTGACCCAATCTGTGCTACTGGGGAacaccacctccccacccctcaaccAGTCCCAGGCCCAGATGTATCTACGG GTAAACCGGACCCTGGGCCGGAATGTGCCTCTAGCCTCCCAGCTCATCCTGATGCCTAACGGGGCAGTGGCTGCAGTCCAGCAGGAGGTGCCATCTGCTCAGTCTCCCGGAGTTCATACAGATGCAGATCAG GTGCAGAACTTGGCAGTGAGGAACCAACAGGCCTCAGCCCAAGGACCCCAAATGCAAGGCTCTACTCAGAAGGCCATTCCTCCTGGAGCCTCCCCTGTCTCTAGCCTGTCCCAGGCCTCTAGCCAGGCCCTAGCTGTGGCGCAGGCTTCCTCTGGGGCCTCAGGCCAGTCCCTCAACCTTAGTCAGGCTGGTGGAGGCAGTGGTAATAGCATCCCAGGGCCCATGGGTCCAGGTGGAGGTGGCCAGGCACCTGGGGGCTTGGGGCAGTTACCTTCCTCAGGAATGGGTGGTGGTGGGAGCTGTCCCAGGAAGGGCACAGGAGTGGTGCAGCCCTTGCCTGCAGCCCAAACAGTGACTGTGAGTCAGGGCAGCCAgacagaagcagaaagtgcagCGGCCAAGAAGGCGGAAGCAGATGGGTCTGGTCAGCAGAATGTGGGCATGAACCTGACACGGACAGCTACACCTGCTCCCAGCCAGACCCTTATTAGCTCAG CCACCTACACACAGATCCAGCCCCATTCTCTGATTCAGCAACAGCAACAGATCCACCTCCAGCAGAAACAGGTGGTAATCCAGCAGCAGATTGCCATCCACCACCAGCAACAGTTCCAGCACCGTCAATCCCAGCTACTCCACACAGCCACACACCTCCAGTTggcgcagcagcagcagcagcagcagcagcagcagccacagcagcaaGCCACAACTCTCACTGCCCCTCAAACACCACAGGTCCCACCTACTCAGCAGGTCCCACCTTCCCAGTCCCAGCAGCAAGCCCAAACCCTGGTTGTTCAACCTATGCTTCAGTCTTCACCCATGTCCCTCCCACCTGATCCAACCCCCAAGCCGCCCATCCCCATCCAGTCCAAACCACCTGTAGCACCTATCAAGCCTCCTCAGTTAGGGGCTGCTAAGATGTCAGCTACCCAGCAACCACCACCCCATATTCCTGTGCAAGTTGTGGGCACCCGACAGCCAGGTACAGCCCAGGCACAGGCTTTGGGGTTGGCACAGCTGGCAGCCGCTGTACCTACTTCCCGGGGGATGCCAGGTACAGTGCAGCCTGGTCAGGCCCATTTGGCCTCCTCGCCACCTTCATCCCAGACTCCTGGTGCACTGCAGGAGTGCCCTCCCACATTGGCCTCTGGCATGACCCTTGCTCCTGTGCAGGGGACAGCACATGTGGTAAAGGGTGGGGCTACCACCTCTTCACCTGTTGTAGCCCAGGTCCCTGCTGCCTTCTACATGCAGTCTGTGCACCTGCCG GGCAAACCTCAGACACTGGCTGTCAAACGCAAGGCTGagtctgaggaggagagagatgacGTTTCCACACTGGGTTCAATGCTTCCTGCCAAGGCATCTCCAGTAGCAGAGAGCCCAAAAGTCATGGAGGAGAAGAGTAGTCTTGGAG AGAAAGCTGAACCAGTGACCAGTGTGAATGCTAATACCCCAAGCAGTGAACTAGTAGCCTTGGCTCCTGCCCCATCAGCGCCACCTCCTACGCTAGCCATGGTGTCCAGACAGATGGGTGACTCAAGACCCCCACAGGCCATTGTGAAGCCTCAGATTCTCACCCACATCATTGAAGGCTTCGTTATCCAGGAAGGAGCAGAACCTTTCCCG GTGGGTTGTTCTCAGTTACTGAAAGAGTCTGAGAAGCCACTACAGACGGGCCTCTCGACAGGGCTGAATGAGAATCAGTCAGGTGGCCCCTTGGGAGGGGACAGCCCATCTGCTG AGCTGGATAAGAAGGCGAATCTCCTGAAGTGTGAGTACTGTGGGAAGTACGCCCCTGCAGAGCAGTTTCGCGGCTCCAAGAGATTCTGCTCCATGACTTGCGCTAAGAG GTATAATGTGAGCTGTAGCCACCAGTTCCggctcaagaggaaaaaaatgaaagagtttCAAGAAGCCAACTACGCTCGTGTTCGTCGGCGTGGACCCCGCCGCAGCTCCTCTGACATTGCCCGTGCCAAGATCCAGGGCAAGCGCCACCGG GGTCAAGAGGACTCTAGCCGGGGTTCAGATAATTCCAGTTACGATGAAGCACTCTCTCCAACATCTCCTGGGCCTTTATCAGTGAGAGCTGGGCATGGAGAACGTGACCTGGGGAACCCCAATACAGCTCCGCCTACACCAGAATTACATGGCATCAACCCTGTGTTCCTGTCCAGTAATCCGAGCCGTTGGAGTGTGGAGGAGGTGTATGAGTTTATCGCTTCTCTACAAG GCtgccaagagattgcagaggagTTTCGTTCCCAGGAGATTGATGGACAGGCCCTTTTATTACTTAAAGAGGAACATCTTATGAGTGCCATGAACATCAAGCTGGGCCCTGCCCTCAAGATCTGCGCCAAGATAAATGTCCTCAAGGAGACCTAA
- the PHC1 gene encoding polyhomeotic-like protein 1 isoform X5 — MGLESEHQPWGPWTTIMETESEQNSSSTNGSSSSGGSSRPQIAQMSLYERQAVQALQALQRQPNAAQYFHQFMLQQQLSNAQLHSLAAVQQATIAASRQASSPNTSTAQQQTTTTQASINLATTSAAQLISRSQSVSSPSATTLTQSVLLGNTTSPPLNQSQAQMYLRVQNLAVRNQQASAQGPQMQGSTQKAIPPGASPVSSLSQASSQALAVAQASSGASGQSLNLSQAGGGSGNSIPGPMGPGGGGQAPGGLGQLPSSGMGGGGSCPRKGTGVVQPLPAAQTVTVSQGSQTEAESAAAKKAEADGSGQQNVGMNLTRTATPAPSQTLISSATYTQIQPHSLIQQQQQIHLQQKQVVIQQQIAIHHQQQFQHRQSQLLHTATHLQLAQQQQQQQQQQPQQQATTLTAPQTPQVPPTQQVPPSQSQQQAQTLVVQPMLQSSPMSLPPDPTPKPPIPIQSKPPVAPIKPPQLGAAKMSATQQPPPHIPVQVVGTRQPGTAQAQALGLAQLAAAVPTSRGMPGTVQPGQAHLASSPPSSQTPGALQECPPTLASGMTLAPVQGTAHVVKGGATTSSPVVAQVPAAFYMQSVHLPGKPQTLAVKRKAESEEERDDVSTLGSMLPAKASPVAESPKVMEEKSSLGEKAEPVTSVNANTPSSELVALAPAPSAPPPTLAMVSRQMGDSRPPQAIVKPQILTHIIEGFVIQEGAEPFPVGCSQLLKESEKPLQTGLSTGLNENQSGGPLGGDSPSAELDKKANLLKCEYCGKYAPAEQFRGSKRFCSMTCAKRYNVSCSHQFRLKRKKMKEFQEANYARVRRRGPRRSSSDIARAKIQGKRHRGQEDSSRGSDNSSYDEALSPTSPGPLSVRAGHGERDLGNPNTAPPTPELHGINPVFLSSNPSRWSVEEVYEFIASLQGCQEIAEEFRSQEIDGQALLLLKEEHLMSAMNIKLGPALKICAKINVLKET, encoded by the exons GTCTTGAGTCAGAGCACCAGCCTTGGGGACCCTGGACCACTATCATGGAGACTGAGAGTGAGCAGAACTCTAGCTCCACCAATGGGAGTTCCAGCTCTGGGGGCAGCTCTCGGCCCCAGATAGCTCAGATGTCACTGTATGAACGACAAGCAGTGCAG gCCCTGCAGGCGCTGCAGCGTCAGCCTAATGCGGCTCAGTATTTCCACCAGTTCATGCTTCAGCAGCAGCTCAGCAATGCCCAGCTGCATAGCCTGGCTGCCGTCCAGCAG GCCACAATTGCTGCCAGTCGGCAGGCCAGCTCTCCAAACACCAGCACCGCACAGCAGCAGACTACCACCACCCAGGCCTCA ATCAATCTGGCCACCACGTCGGCCGCGCAGCTCATCAGCCGATCCCAGAGTGTGAGCTCTCCCAGTGCTACCACTTTGACCCAATCTGTGCTACTGGGGAacaccacctccccacccctcaaccAGTCCCAGGCCCAGATGTATCTACGG GTGCAGAACTTGGCAGTGAGGAACCAACAGGCCTCAGCCCAAGGACCCCAAATGCAAGGCTCTACTCAGAAGGCCATTCCTCCTGGAGCCTCCCCTGTCTCTAGCCTGTCCCAGGCCTCTAGCCAGGCCCTAGCTGTGGCGCAGGCTTCCTCTGGGGCCTCAGGCCAGTCCCTCAACCTTAGTCAGGCTGGTGGAGGCAGTGGTAATAGCATCCCAGGGCCCATGGGTCCAGGTGGAGGTGGCCAGGCACCTGGGGGCTTGGGGCAGTTACCTTCCTCAGGAATGGGTGGTGGTGGGAGCTGTCCCAGGAAGGGCACAGGAGTGGTGCAGCCCTTGCCTGCAGCCCAAACAGTGACTGTGAGTCAGGGCAGCCAgacagaagcagaaagtgcagCGGCCAAGAAGGCGGAAGCAGATGGGTCTGGTCAGCAGAATGTGGGCATGAACCTGACACGGACAGCTACACCTGCTCCCAGCCAGACCCTTATTAGCTCAG CCACCTACACACAGATCCAGCCCCATTCTCTGATTCAGCAACAGCAACAGATCCACCTCCAGCAGAAACAGGTGGTAATCCAGCAGCAGATTGCCATCCACCACCAGCAACAGTTCCAGCACCGTCAATCCCAGCTACTCCACACAGCCACACACCTCCAGTTggcgcagcagcagcagcagcagcagcagcagcagccacagcagcaaGCCACAACTCTCACTGCCCCTCAAACACCACAGGTCCCACCTACTCAGCAGGTCCCACCTTCCCAGTCCCAGCAGCAAGCCCAAACCCTGGTTGTTCAACCTATGCTTCAGTCTTCACCCATGTCCCTCCCACCTGATCCAACCCCCAAGCCGCCCATCCCCATCCAGTCCAAACCACCTGTAGCACCTATCAAGCCTCCTCAGTTAGGGGCTGCTAAGATGTCAGCTACCCAGCAACCACCACCCCATATTCCTGTGCAAGTTGTGGGCACCCGACAGCCAGGTACAGCCCAGGCACAGGCTTTGGGGTTGGCACAGCTGGCAGCCGCTGTACCTACTTCCCGGGGGATGCCAGGTACAGTGCAGCCTGGTCAGGCCCATTTGGCCTCCTCGCCACCTTCATCCCAGACTCCTGGTGCACTGCAGGAGTGCCCTCCCACATTGGCCTCTGGCATGACCCTTGCTCCTGTGCAGGGGACAGCACATGTGGTAAAGGGTGGGGCTACCACCTCTTCACCTGTTGTAGCCCAGGTCCCTGCTGCCTTCTACATGCAGTCTGTGCACCTGCCG GGCAAACCTCAGACACTGGCTGTCAAACGCAAGGCTGagtctgaggaggagagagatgacGTTTCCACACTGGGTTCAATGCTTCCTGCCAAGGCATCTCCAGTAGCAGAGAGCCCAAAAGTCATGGAGGAGAAGAGTAGTCTTGGAG AGAAAGCTGAACCAGTGACCAGTGTGAATGCTAATACCCCAAGCAGTGAACTAGTAGCCTTGGCTCCTGCCCCATCAGCGCCACCTCCTACGCTAGCCATGGTGTCCAGACAGATGGGTGACTCAAGACCCCCACAGGCCATTGTGAAGCCTCAGATTCTCACCCACATCATTGAAGGCTTCGTTATCCAGGAAGGAGCAGAACCTTTCCCG GTGGGTTGTTCTCAGTTACTGAAAGAGTCTGAGAAGCCACTACAGACGGGCCTCTCGACAGGGCTGAATGAGAATCAGTCAGGTGGCCCCTTGGGAGGGGACAGCCCATCTGCTG AGCTGGATAAGAAGGCGAATCTCCTGAAGTGTGAGTACTGTGGGAAGTACGCCCCTGCAGAGCAGTTTCGCGGCTCCAAGAGATTCTGCTCCATGACTTGCGCTAAGAG GTATAATGTGAGCTGTAGCCACCAGTTCCggctcaagaggaaaaaaatgaaagagtttCAAGAAGCCAACTACGCTCGTGTTCGTCGGCGTGGACCCCGCCGCAGCTCCTCTGACATTGCCCGTGCCAAGATCCAGGGCAAGCGCCACCGG GGTCAAGAGGACTCTAGCCGGGGTTCAGATAATTCCAGTTACGATGAAGCACTCTCTCCAACATCTCCTGGGCCTTTATCAGTGAGAGCTGGGCATGGAGAACGTGACCTGGGGAACCCCAATACAGCTCCGCCTACACCAGAATTACATGGCATCAACCCTGTGTTCCTGTCCAGTAATCCGAGCCGTTGGAGTGTGGAGGAGGTGTATGAGTTTATCGCTTCTCTACAAG GCtgccaagagattgcagaggagTTTCGTTCCCAGGAGATTGATGGACAGGCCCTTTTATTACTTAAAGAGGAACATCTTATGAGTGCCATGAACATCAAGCTGGGCCCTGCCCTCAAGATCTGCGCCAAGATAAATGTCCTCAAGGAGACCTAA
- the PHC1 gene encoding polyhomeotic-like protein 1 isoform X1, with product MGLESEHQPWGPWTTIMETESEQNSSSTNGSSSSGGSSRPQIAQMSLYERQAVQALQALQRQPNAAQYFHQFMLQQQLSNAQLHSLAAVQQATIAASRQASSPNTSTAQQQTTTTQASINLATTSAAQLISRSQSVSSPSATTLTQSVLLGNTTSPPLNQSQAQMYLRPQLGNLLQVNRTLGRNVPLASQLILMPNGAVAAVQQEVPSAQSPGVHTDADQVQNLAVRNQQASAQGPQMQGSTQKAIPPGASPVSSLSQASSQALAVAQASSGASGQSLNLSQAGGGSGNSIPGPMGPGGGGQAPGGLGQLPSSGMGGGGSCPRKGTGVVQPLPAAQTVTVSQGSQTEAESAAAKKAEADGSGQQNVGMNLTRTATPAPSQTLISSATYTQIQPHSLIQQQQQIHLQQKQVVIQQQIAIHHQQQFQHRQSQLLHTATHLQLAQQQQQQQQQQPQQQATTLTAPQTPQVPPTQQVPPSQSQQQAQTLVVQPMLQSSPMSLPPDPTPKPPIPIQSKPPVAPIKPPQLGAAKMSATQQPPPHIPVQVVGTRQPGTAQAQALGLAQLAAAVPTSRGMPGTVQPGQAHLASSPPSSQTPGALQECPPTLASGMTLAPVQGTAHVVKGGATTSSPVVAQVPAAFYMQSVHLPGKPQTLAVKRKAESEEERDDVSTLGSMLPAKASPVAESPKVMEEKSSLGEKAEPVTSVNANTPSSELVALAPAPSAPPPTLAMVSRQMGDSRPPQAIVKPQILTHIIEGFVIQEGAEPFPVGCSQLLKESEKPLQTGLSTGLNENQSGGPLGGDSPSAELDKKANLLKCEYCGKYAPAEQFRGSKRFCSMTCAKRYNVSCSHQFRLKRKKMKEFQEANYARVRRRGPRRSSSDIARAKIQGKRHRGQEDSSRGSDNSSYDEALSPTSPGPLSVRAGHGERDLGNPNTAPPTPELHGINPVFLSSNPSRWSVEEVYEFIASLQGCQEIAEEFRSQEIDGQALLLLKEEHLMSAMNIKLGPALKICAKINVLKET from the exons GTCTTGAGTCAGAGCACCAGCCTTGGGGACCCTGGACCACTATCATGGAGACTGAGAGTGAGCAGAACTCTAGCTCCACCAATGGGAGTTCCAGCTCTGGGGGCAGCTCTCGGCCCCAGATAGCTCAGATGTCACTGTATGAACGACAAGCAGTGCAG gCCCTGCAGGCGCTGCAGCGTCAGCCTAATGCGGCTCAGTATTTCCACCAGTTCATGCTTCAGCAGCAGCTCAGCAATGCCCAGCTGCATAGCCTGGCTGCCGTCCAGCAG GCCACAATTGCTGCCAGTCGGCAGGCCAGCTCTCCAAACACCAGCACCGCACAGCAGCAGACTACCACCACCCAGGCCTCA ATCAATCTGGCCACCACGTCGGCCGCGCAGCTCATCAGCCGATCCCAGAGTGTGAGCTCTCCCAGTGCTACCACTTTGACCCAATCTGTGCTACTGGGGAacaccacctccccacccctcaaccAGTCCCAGGCCCAGATGTATCTACGG CCACAGCTGGGAAACCTATTGCAGGTAAACCGGACCCTGGGCCGGAATGTGCCTCTAGCCTCCCAGCTCATCCTGATGCCTAACGGGGCAGTGGCTGCAGTCCAGCAGGAGGTGCCATCTGCTCAGTCTCCCGGAGTTCATACAGATGCAGATCAG GTGCAGAACTTGGCAGTGAGGAACCAACAGGCCTCAGCCCAAGGACCCCAAATGCAAGGCTCTACTCAGAAGGCCATTCCTCCTGGAGCCTCCCCTGTCTCTAGCCTGTCCCAGGCCTCTAGCCAGGCCCTAGCTGTGGCGCAGGCTTCCTCTGGGGCCTCAGGCCAGTCCCTCAACCTTAGTCAGGCTGGTGGAGGCAGTGGTAATAGCATCCCAGGGCCCATGGGTCCAGGTGGAGGTGGCCAGGCACCTGGGGGCTTGGGGCAGTTACCTTCCTCAGGAATGGGTGGTGGTGGGAGCTGTCCCAGGAAGGGCACAGGAGTGGTGCAGCCCTTGCCTGCAGCCCAAACAGTGACTGTGAGTCAGGGCAGCCAgacagaagcagaaagtgcagCGGCCAAGAAGGCGGAAGCAGATGGGTCTGGTCAGCAGAATGTGGGCATGAACCTGACACGGACAGCTACACCTGCTCCCAGCCAGACCCTTATTAGCTCAG CCACCTACACACAGATCCAGCCCCATTCTCTGATTCAGCAACAGCAACAGATCCACCTCCAGCAGAAACAGGTGGTAATCCAGCAGCAGATTGCCATCCACCACCAGCAACAGTTCCAGCACCGTCAATCCCAGCTACTCCACACAGCCACACACCTCCAGTTggcgcagcagcagcagcagcagcagcagcagcagccacagcagcaaGCCACAACTCTCACTGCCCCTCAAACACCACAGGTCCCACCTACTCAGCAGGTCCCACCTTCCCAGTCCCAGCAGCAAGCCCAAACCCTGGTTGTTCAACCTATGCTTCAGTCTTCACCCATGTCCCTCCCACCTGATCCAACCCCCAAGCCGCCCATCCCCATCCAGTCCAAACCACCTGTAGCACCTATCAAGCCTCCTCAGTTAGGGGCTGCTAAGATGTCAGCTACCCAGCAACCACCACCCCATATTCCTGTGCAAGTTGTGGGCACCCGACAGCCAGGTACAGCCCAGGCACAGGCTTTGGGGTTGGCACAGCTGGCAGCCGCTGTACCTACTTCCCGGGGGATGCCAGGTACAGTGCAGCCTGGTCAGGCCCATTTGGCCTCCTCGCCACCTTCATCCCAGACTCCTGGTGCACTGCAGGAGTGCCCTCCCACATTGGCCTCTGGCATGACCCTTGCTCCTGTGCAGGGGACAGCACATGTGGTAAAGGGTGGGGCTACCACCTCTTCACCTGTTGTAGCCCAGGTCCCTGCTGCCTTCTACATGCAGTCTGTGCACCTGCCG GGCAAACCTCAGACACTGGCTGTCAAACGCAAGGCTGagtctgaggaggagagagatgacGTTTCCACACTGGGTTCAATGCTTCCTGCCAAGGCATCTCCAGTAGCAGAGAGCCCAAAAGTCATGGAGGAGAAGAGTAGTCTTGGAG AGAAAGCTGAACCAGTGACCAGTGTGAATGCTAATACCCCAAGCAGTGAACTAGTAGCCTTGGCTCCTGCCCCATCAGCGCCACCTCCTACGCTAGCCATGGTGTCCAGACAGATGGGTGACTCAAGACCCCCACAGGCCATTGTGAAGCCTCAGATTCTCACCCACATCATTGAAGGCTTCGTTATCCAGGAAGGAGCAGAACCTTTCCCG GTGGGTTGTTCTCAGTTACTGAAAGAGTCTGAGAAGCCACTACAGACGGGCCTCTCGACAGGGCTGAATGAGAATCAGTCAGGTGGCCCCTTGGGAGGGGACAGCCCATCTGCTG AGCTGGATAAGAAGGCGAATCTCCTGAAGTGTGAGTACTGTGGGAAGTACGCCCCTGCAGAGCAGTTTCGCGGCTCCAAGAGATTCTGCTCCATGACTTGCGCTAAGAG GTATAATGTGAGCTGTAGCCACCAGTTCCggctcaagaggaaaaaaatgaaagagtttCAAGAAGCCAACTACGCTCGTGTTCGTCGGCGTGGACCCCGCCGCAGCTCCTCTGACATTGCCCGTGCCAAGATCCAGGGCAAGCGCCACCGG GGTCAAGAGGACTCTAGCCGGGGTTCAGATAATTCCAGTTACGATGAAGCACTCTCTCCAACATCTCCTGGGCCTTTATCAGTGAGAGCTGGGCATGGAGAACGTGACCTGGGGAACCCCAATACAGCTCCGCCTACACCAGAATTACATGGCATCAACCCTGTGTTCCTGTCCAGTAATCCGAGCCGTTGGAGTGTGGAGGAGGTGTATGAGTTTATCGCTTCTCTACAAG GCtgccaagagattgcagaggagTTTCGTTCCCAGGAGATTGATGGACAGGCCCTTTTATTACTTAAAGAGGAACATCTTATGAGTGCCATGAACATCAAGCTGGGCCCTGCCCTCAAGATCTGCGCCAAGATAAATGTCCTCAAGGAGACCTAA